ACTATTTGCCCTACATAATGCAAGGCATGCATCATATTTTTGTTGTGTGTAGTGCATAGTAATATCCGTGCAAGTCATCTTCGTTATCACTATTTAGTACATTTCATTATAATACAAACTGATGAGAAAATCCAATAAATGTGTATATATAGTAATAAGTCCCTCCAAGTCACTTTATAAATGAGGATGTAaagcaaaaaatcaaaataatttctaatttccaaaaaaaattcttgtcCATATTTAAGTCAAAACAAGATTACATAGGTTATTcactaacacaaaatccattcCAACTTTTGTTATTCCTGGCAAACTCATTTCTATATGTTGGTACCGAAGACATTGACCGTTGACCCTGCCAATTACTATATCAAAATAATctacttgttttttctttcttttttatggaataGTACTACGTAACTAGATTATTTATGCTAATTATTATGTACTAATGCTAATGTGAATTGATGAAAAGACAATTACCAAATGGGAAAACTTGTATTTCGATGCATTCAAAGGCTTAAAAATATAATCGATTAAAGCcccgtttggtaacatttctatttctctcaatttatgttcttttattcaCTTGCCTTTGCGTAAAAGTTATCATATCCGATATAGTAATAAGCTACAAATTGTAGCGGCAATTAGGGCGCATTAAGTTATGGAAATAGTATATGCTACCGAgatttatttttcgattttctatTAAAAGGTTGTTTCTCCATAATTTGCTACTAAGCTCCTCCTAAATAAGATTTTACTAACAATTTGGCATCATGGATTCATGGGACAAACGGCTCGatttttttgggcttgcaagTATTCTTTTTAAGTGAATGGGCCCGGATATAATCATCATGCTCTGCCCAAGCAAAACTAAATTTATAGAAATCCCTTAGGTCAGACCATGATATAACATTTTTGTGAGTGaccattttaatttcttttattaaaaccAGAActtgaatttgtttttttcgCATAGATTTtagtttcaaaaaataaaaatcctaattGTTACGAAATTAGTTTCTAGCCGGAACTGTGATCTAAACGCAACTTGACACACGTAATGCCCGGCATATGTTGCATTTTTGTTGGGTGTAGTCTATAGTACTATTTGTGGAAGTCATCTTCTTTATCAATGATTTCATTATAGAACTGATGAGAAAATCCAATAAATGTAAACGCACATATTGTAAATAATTCCTTACAAGTGGCTTAATAAATGAGtaaaaaatcgaatttcgaAACATTACCATTCATATCTAAGTCAAAACTGGATTACATAGGTTTAGTCATTATTATTTGCAACTTGGCATCATGGATTTATGGGCATAATGTTTCTAAGCTCATATGTTTTCAAGTAAATAGACCCACATGATCCTTGTGGTTTGTTCAAACATTATTAATTACCTCAATAATCACTCTTCCTACATAGTAAGAAGGGGGTGggaggttcaaatccccatcttctcaAAGAGGTTGGGGGTAGAGACGATCTAGCTTCAAATACCTATGTCCTGGAAGGAAGCTAAGCAAAAGTCTAAGAATAAGCGTTAGAGTAGCAATAGAATATGAACgatcgaaagaaaaaaataagaccTCTTAGGTTGAACCTTCCATAAACTAGACTTTGCAACATGGGTAAgggattattattttaaatcatATTTAATAAGTTGGGTGATACATGGATTGGGTAAGACTGGAAGATAGGTTGCAATGGGTCTAATAGAAGAAAGCCCGACGAATGCTGAGTTCTAATAAGCCGAAAAAGAAACCGCTTTCAACTCATTTCATTAAAGGAATCTACTTCGGTTTGTTGGCACCATTTTCTCACTCGGTCTCTGTCCTTATAGCACTAATTGGGCTTTTCAGGCCCAAAGTGGCATCAGCCTATTCCTAATTACGTATAAAACCTTGCATATTTTGGACCTATAAGGTTATAACATTGGATACTTAAACTCATTGTTGGTCTCTTATGCCTAGAAGTGTCAAAATGAGTAATGCATCCATTCTTTGACTCATACTTTTAGGCCCGAATTGAATATAAGCTGTTTAAATATTTAAACGGCCATATGAAAATGAGTTTAAAAAAGTATAGTCAATCAGATTGGATCTTAGCAGATTATCAGAGAACccattttgatccatttttggCGAATTGCCTTTGGGCACGCTAAAATAGACGAGCAGGATCGAATCATGCATACTTACTTGAGTCACCACACAAATTGTAATTCACAATTCAATGACCATTCTCAAAATGAGTCGCAACCTCAATATAGAGATATATGGAGAGATGTGCCACATGCATCGAGCGAGCAAAGGGGCTAGCATTTTCGACAAATGGAGGCGCGACCACAAGGGCTCTCGGTAGCAATGGTCGACGACGACGTGGTGACTAGTTTGAAAGTTCTCTGTTGTCGGCATTTATGTTGGCTCTTTCATTTCTTTAGCACTGATgtcatgaagaagaagaagaagatcaaagatgaaaataaaagaaaacatatataaataaataataaataattgaaaaaatagaaGCTAGCTCAATCTCCCAAAGACATATTACCACCGAACAAAAATGGGTAAACTTTAATGGTTAAGAATAATTGCCGTGATACCAAGGTAGAGTATGGATCGCCAAATttgtattacataaaaatggGTCAATATTAATTAAGTAAGTTAATTTGAACCGGATCAATTTCTGACTCACTCTAATCTGACTCAATCCTGTTTAATAGGTATATCATACGAATGTGGCTCAATCACTAATCACAAATTCATCTTAACTTAAATATTCCTGTTAAATTCATTTCAATGTGCTATTGGTACATTAGACGTTGATGGTGACACTCTCAATTAATATATTCAAATAATTTActcgatttttcttcttcttcttcttttttatgtagAATAGTAGTAGAATAACTACAAGATTTCGGCTAATCGTAATGTACTTGTAACAACAACGAGGCTAATGAGAAAACATTCACCCAATAGAGATAGAGAAAAAACCGTATTTTGATGCATTTAGAGActcaaaaattcaattaattaaagaaacaaCAGTTATATTGAATTTGCTCTTTCGATGTTGCCTAAACTTTTACTCCACTTTATTCCAAAATCTTGCCAAGATCAAATTTTTTCGGTACTAAAGTTTGCAATTCGAAAACCTTTTATTCTCAGGATTATTTAACAttgccaaaaatttaaaatgttcatgttttttcttcttctttttcccatttaatAGAAGAAtcagggaaaattctaaataaaaggCCTAACGcaccttcatttttttcaaataagaatatgGAGTGGACATTGTTTCAAAAAAGAgcttaaaatattatcattttcttaaataataatGTAAAGTGAATCTTATcttaaataagggcctaaagtaATGTCtctttcaaataaaagcctaattTTCTTACTAGTCAATGACATTTTAGTCAAttaccttttttaaaaaaaattccttctttctttttttcctttttatgatttttctttcttcttccgaCCACCGACTATGTCGAAAGGTTGAGCGACAAGTTGCCCTCACCCAATCTAGCGAGAGCCCTGGGCAAGGCGACCCCAAGGCAATGAGATcggcccttgctagatttgggctAGGATCACTAAGCCCTCATCAGCACAAGATGAGGGCTTGCAGACCCTGCCAACCTTACCAACAGCCGACGAGAGATGCTAAGCCCTTGCCAATGACTACTAGCCCTctccaaaaagaataaaaaataatttgaaataaaaattataattggaCGAAAACATTCTTAATCAGTCAGAATATTTAGTCGACTAACGACGGCGAAGtcaagctcttatttaaaataaccaTAATCACTTTAgacatttatttgaaataatcatgaCTACTTAAAAgtctttatttgacacaaaatccATTTCCGATCCCTATTTCGactctttatttggaatttttccagagaattataaaatcaatttgggttTACAATCAAGCCCTCAAAAGCTTGGAAAACCTGAAAACGAAAGAACAGCCCAGCCTCGCGAGGCAATCGGGTCATCTTCCTCCTCGAATCGGTTTCGTGCATCTCTTCTGCTCGCTCTGCTCTGCCTCCGGGAACGAGAGACAATGGAAGGAGAAGCAGATCGATCCGACGCCTCCGCAGACGCCTCCGCGCTGCGCAAGAAGCATCTGGCGATGCTCGAGCGCCTCTCCAACCGCCACCAATCCCGCCCCGACAAGCCCGACCCGCCgcccgcctcctcctcctcctcctccttcgaatCCACatcctccttcctctccctcttcggCGAGTCCAGGCGGTCCATCGAGTCCCGCCTCGCCCAGTGCCGCCTCGCCGACCCGTCCCTGCTCAAGCTCCATTTCGACGAGATCTCCGCCTCCATCGCCGACCTCGAGAAGCTCGTCGCGGAGAGCTCCTACTACTTGCCCTCCTACgaagtccggtcctctctcaaGACCATCTCCGATCTGAAGCAGGCCCTCGACACTCTGAGCTCCGAGCTGATCCCCAAGAAGAAGTTCTCTTTCAAGAACAAGCCCGCGAGAAAGGAACCGACGGCGCCCTCGCTGAAGGGAGCTGACGCGGAGAATTGCGATTCGATGCCGGCCGCGAAAGGCGGGAGCTTGGCAGTCGCCGTGCCCGATTCGCCGGGTTTTAGAAACAGGGCAAACGAGGTTTTGGCAAAGGACGTGAGGGGATTGGAGGTCGGGGAGTTCACGCTGTCGGATCTGGAGTCGTGCGAAGTGAGGCTGATTGGGTGCGCGAGGGCGCTGTTCGTGCACAGGCTGAGGAATTGCAGGGTCTACGCAGGGCCTGTGACCGGATCAGTCCTGATCGAGGAGGCGGAGAACTGCGTGTTCCTGCTGGCGTCGCACCAGATAAGGATCCACAACGCCAAGGCGAGCGATTTCTACTTGAGGGTGAGGAGCAGGCCCATCATCGAGGATTGCTCGGGGGTGAGGTTCGCGCCGTATCGCCTCAATTATCGGGGAATCGAGCGGGATCTTGAGGACGCCGGACTCGGTGAAGAAGCCGGGAACTGGTCCAAGGTCGACGATTTCAAGTGGTTGAGGGCCGCACAATCTCCAAATTGGTCCGTTTTGCCGGAGGACGAGCGCATTGAAACTGTCGACATCTCCGATTTGTCTGCTTGAGAGAGGTCGCGACGGTGAGAGATCGTGCCAAGATTTCGGTGGGAGTTTTGTCTGTCTGTCTGTTCTGTTACCGGCTTATGCCGATTCGActgatcttcatcctcttcattttTGCGGCTATGTTGTTGATGCCTGTGCTTGATACCCTCTCGGGAGAGAAATGCATTTGTGTACCACCGACAAAAGCACCGACCATCATCTGCATCACTCGGTTCCTGAATCGGTCTTGCACTTATGTTCGAATCATTCTCCAATGCCATGCATTGCTTTCCAAGAGACAGCTGAAGGGTTcgaacctttttcttttctttgcatgAAATGTAGCATCAGCTTACTGTCAAAGATGAAACAGGTCGAGAGGCATTTGATCGTGTGCTGACGTCCGTCGCAATGTCTAGGGGACGAAACTGATGCAGTGTAAGCTTCATAAGATCCAGGCAAAGCCCGTATAGCTTTGGGGATTAAAAGCATCTTGGGATTTCATTTCTAGTTTCTGGAAAGAACGAAAGAAACATCATTGGGTTCGCTGTCAGCGTAACGCCTGTTGATCACAGCACCATTAATCTCAAATCTCGTAGCTCATAGAGAGATCCGGTTGTCATATACTCGGGTAATACCTTAATGTCAAATGTTGTACTTCACAGCTGGAGAAAGGCCGAAAAGAACAAAGTTCAACTTTGCAGGTACGCTTAAATCCCTTTGGGCCATTCTCTAGCTGTAGTTTCAGGTCATTTAACGTTGATGGTTATTCTTTCATAGAATAGAAGCAAACACAAAAATGATTGATCAGCTGGCTGTATGAAAAGGTGATAAAAGTATAACAAACGACGAGTAAGGAGCGAGTCCGCAAAATCATTCCTACAAGCAGGCATATAACAGTGCAGCTTAAGGTGTGcttattttgcaaaaaacaattttggaaaaatgtttttctcattttttagcgtttgttcatttaggaaaataagtcaacagaaaatgtttcttccaaaatttaaattcagaaaaacgATTTCCCTTTTAAAAAgttcggaaaacgttttccaaaatattttaaggtcttttgcttaaagaaaaatttattattaaaaataatttctaattaaaaattttgaatttgttattattatatttttcttttttttttcttattttctattttctttcttgcccaataaaccctaactcctcctccctctctccttctccttcacccCCTCCCTTTCATCACCACTGCCTCCTCCTCCAACCCTAACCCCTCCTACACTCCCGTTAGCTttgctccctcctcttcctcttcatcagCGTCTTCTAcactttcaatcattttccaaatgcaatccaaataccaaaaatatttttaatcacatatcaccaaacaaaggaaaattaaccgttttcctaaaaataatttccaaaaacgTTTTTTCAAAACGTTAtgtttccgtgaaacaaacacacccttaattaCTATCTTACTTTCCGCACATTTAAGACAACAGGGAGAAAAGAGTCCGATCTTGCCAGCACATCTCGACACATCCGTTTTCTTCTTCGATCTTATAGGCATCACAATTGCATCCCTGCATCGGCCTCCTTACCTGCAACCTCCCGTAGGAGCTCAATGGCACGTTCCCATATGCAGCCAAGTCAAGCCTGTGGATCCACTTGTCGAGCTTCTTGTGTCGTTCCCTTCCTTTCGGCAACCTCTCATGATATGATAATCTCAGTAGTCTCCCCAAATAGCATTTTCTCCACCTTCAATCGCTCTAACGACGGTAAACTCCAAACAATCAAATTAATGCAGCATTAGAGTGCATAGCTTCCGTGAGCCGCTCTTAACAGTCTTGCTCTGTCACTACCATAACATTTGGGGACAATCCCCACAAAGCATTGAGGAAATTATCCATCTGGCAACGACCCAGCTGAATCAGTACTTGGGCTACTCCCATTTGCCAAGTCTTTCTCAAGCAGTTCACCGCGCGTGTTTTTGGCTCTTCAGTAAGACTGCGTGAGTTAGTTCCATATATACTCATCAGTGGAAGAGGCGATCTTTTCCGGTGACGTTCATCGTCAAAGGCCAATAGGGTACGCAACTGAAGAACTGAGTGGACTGCCAGAGCCTAGCCAGTCTTCACACGCAACTTTTCAATCTCGAGACTTTCTAATTTGCTAACTATTGGATTAAACGGAAATGTTATACCCAATATTTCTGCTTCTTCAGTCAAAATGCGGGCCATAAAATCTAAGGCCTCTTTGTGTTGATGAATCCCTTTAATCCTTAGAACGGGAGGTCCTTCAGGCCGTccgttcaaagattgaagaagagcaAACCACTGTATGGGTCTAGCTGCATCGAGATCAAATAATTTGAACCATCTTCTCCAACTCCATAGCTTCCATTATAGCTCGATACGGAACCACAAAAGCGGACTCCAAGAATGGAAACAGTGACCCAAAACCCAGCAAGTGGCATCATCGGACAGAGCTGAAGAGGAGAGGATGTTACGGATGAAGACCCGTCATCTTGAAACATCAGCATTATCAATCAAACACTCGAGAATACCTCTGGAAATTGTTGCAGGCAGTGATTCTCCTAAAGGAGGTGACTCCGACAGTCCCCGGGAATACTCTAAACAGTGATCTACTTCAGACGACAGCAGACATCTATCCTTCACTCCAAAAGATgacagagagaggaagagagaaggaattcaaaaaaacaGTAGAAAATAATTGAGCGAACTCTATCCATAGCGATCAAGTCGATGTATCAGATTGGGCAACGAGAATGGCGAAGACAAGTTAACCAATTGGAGAAGCTATGATATTATTAGGCAATTCCTACCCATCTAACAAGACGTGAAAGAAATTGGACTGACAAGAATCCAGCAAACCAAATAATTGGATTGACAGAATCAAGCAAACAAAACAAGAAGTGACGCAAAGTAGTAAAATACAGAGTGAAGAACAACAAATCTGTGCCAATTAAGCAAAAGAGCAGACACccagaagagaaaaacaaataaaatccTCACCAGGAGTTATAATCCGTGAAGAGGAACTGACTGAATTGAAACCACAAGCGACTAGAGAGAGATTTGGGGTTCTTTAAGTCTGAGCTCTGTTAGCAGGAATAGTATAACTCAAATGAGCAAGCTCACGAAGAGGGACTTCATCCAGTATTCTAGACAAGAATTATCTTCACGTCTCACTATTTCCTTCTCTGTCTCATGTAGCCAAATAGAAAAGGGCAGAAACATGCCACCAAATGGGAATCACTATGAAACCTGAAAATCATACTGTTCTTACCAATGTAATCAACAGTTTGCCAAACATAGAAATTCTGTCCCCGTTTCAAAGAATGAGATGAGATAATATAATTTATGTGCGAGCATCTGCTGCTACTGAACCCCGCTCCATTTAGCCCAATCTACAAATTGCATTCCACCATAGATATTGTTGGCAAACCGC
The nucleotide sequence above comes from Eucalyptus grandis isolate ANBG69807.140 chromosome 2, ASM1654582v1, whole genome shotgun sequence. Encoded proteins:
- the LOC104434021 gene encoding tubulin-folding cofactor C, producing the protein MEGEADRSDASADASALRKKHLAMLERLSNRHQSRPDKPDPPPASSSSSSFESTSSFLSLFGESRRSIESRLAQCRLADPSLLKLHFDEISASIADLEKLVAESSYYLPSYEVRSSLKTISDLKQALDTLSSELIPKKKFSFKNKPARKEPTAPSLKGADAENCDSMPAAKGGSLAVAVPDSPGFRNRANEVLAKDVRGLEVGEFTLSDLESCEVRLIGCARALFVHRLRNCRVYAGPVTGSVLIEEAENCVFLLASHQIRIHNAKASDFYLRVRSRPIIEDCSGVRFAPYRLNYRGIERDLEDAGLGEEAGNWSKVDDFKWLRAAQSPNWSVLPEDERIETVDISDLSA